The Oncorhynchus mykiss isolate Arlee chromosome 28, USDA_OmykA_1.1, whole genome shotgun sequence genome includes a window with the following:
- the LOC118944830 gene encoding uncharacterized protein LOC118944830, producing the protein MSLQSSGNEFNTDLQLAAAGQRQLFLVSKQETTEIKYIKINGHDNLATQQALPSRATHNESIHQQALPSRATHNESIHQQALPSRATHNESIHQQALPSRATHNESIHQQALPSRATHNESIHQQALPSRATHNESIHQQALPSRATHNESIHQQALPSRATHNESIHQQALPSRATHNESIHQQALPSRATHNESIHQQALPSRATHNESIHQQALPSRATHNESIHQQALPSRATHNESIHQQALPSRATHNESIHQQALPSRATHNESIHQQALPSRATHNESIHQQALPSRATHNESIHQQALPSRATHNESIHQQALPSRATHNESIHQQALPSRATHNESIHQQALPSRATHNESIHQQALPSRATHNESIHQQALPSRATHNESIHQQALPSRATHNESIHQQALPSRATHNESIHQQALPSRATHNESIHQQALPSRATHNESIHQQALPSRATHNESIHQQALPSRATHNESIHQQALPSRATHNESIHQQALPSRATHNESIHQQALPSRATHNESIHQQALPSRATHNESIHQQALPSRATHNESIHQQALPSRATHNESIHQQALPSRATHNESIHQQALPSRATHNESIHQQALPSRATHNESIHQQALPSRATHNESIHHQALPSRATHNESIHQQALPSRATHNESIHLEIAMLDNHILKLYPNHNERKSLGVEEQQVHSMSNSGRCKVCVESRMETEIRESGKRGHK; encoded by the exons GTAATGAGTTTAACACT gatctTCAATTAGCTGCTGCCGGGCAGCGGCaactcttcctggtgtccaaacaggaaacaacagaaataaaatacatcaaaataaatggACATGACAATTTAGCCACTCAGCAAGCGCTCCCATCCAGAGCTACCCACAACGAGAGCATTCATCAGCAAGCGCTCCCATCCAGAGCTACCCACAACGAGAGCATTCATCAGCAAGCGCTCCCATCCAGAGCTACCCACAACGAGAGCATTCATCAGCAAGCGCTCCCATCCAGAGCTACCCACAACGAGAGCATTCATCAGCAAGCGCTCCCATCCAGAGCTACCCACAACGAGAGCATTCATCAGCAAGCGCTCCCATCCAGAGCTACCCACAACGAGAGCATTCATCAGCAAGCGCTCCCATCCAGAGCTACCCACAACGAGAGCATTCATCAGCAAGCGCTCCCATCCAGAGCTACCCACAACGAGAGCATTCATCAGCAAGCGCTCCCATCCAGAGCTACCCACAACGAGAGCATTCATCAGCAAGCGCTCCCATCCAGAGCTACCCACAACGAGAGCATTCATCAGCAAGCGCTCCCATCCAGAGCTACCCACAACGAGAGCATTCATCAGCAAGCGCTCCCATCCAGAGCTACCCACAACGAGAGCATTCATCAGCAAGCGCTCCCATCCAGAGCTACCCACAACGAGAGCATTCATCAGCAAGCGCTCCCATCCAGAGCTACCCACAACGAGAGCATTCATCAGCAAGCGCTCCCATCCAGAGCTACCCACAACGAGAGCATTCATCAGCAAGCGCTCCCATCCAGAGCTACCCACAACGAGAGCATTCATCAGCAAGCGCTCCCATCCAGAGCTACCCACAACGAGAGCATTCATCAGCAAGCGCTCCCATCCAGAGCTACCCACAACGAGAGCATTCATCAGCAAGCGCTCCCATCCAGAGCTACCCACAACGAGAGCATTCATCAGCAAGCGCTCCCATCCAGAGCTACCCACAACGAGAGCATTCATCAGCAAGCGCTCCCATCCAGAGCTACCCACAACGAGAGCATTCATCAGCAAGCGCTCCCATCCAGAGCTACCCACAACGAGAGCATTCATCAGCAAGCGCTCCCATCCAGAGCTACCCACAACGAGAGCATTCATCAGCAAGCGCTCCCATCCAGAGCTACCCACAACGAGAGCATTCATCAGCAAGCGCTCCCATCCAGAGCTACCCACAACGAGAGCATTCATCAGCAAGCGCTCCCATCCAGAGCTACCCACAACGAGAGCATTCATCAGCAAGCGCTCCCATCCAGAGCTACCCACAACGAGAGCATTCATCAGCAAGCGCTCCCATCCAGAGCTACCCACAACGAGAGCATTCATCAGCAAGCGCTCCCATCCAGAGCTACCCACAACGAGAGCATTCATCAGCAAGCGCTCCCATCCAGAGCTACTCACAACGAGAGCATTCATCAGCAAGCGCTCCCATCCAGAGCTACCCACAACGAGAGCATTCATCAGCAAGCGCTCCCATCCAGAGCTACCCACAACGAGAGCATTCATCAGCAAGCGCTCCCATCCAGAGCTACCCACAACGAGAGCATTCATCAGCAAGCGCTCCCATCCAGAGCTACCCACAACGAGAGCATTCATCAGCAAGCGCTCCCATCCAGAGCTACCCACAACGAGAGCATTCATCAGCAAGCGCTCCCATCCAGAGCTACCCACAACGAGAGCATTCATCAGCAAGCGCTCCCATCCAGAGCTACCCACAACGAGAGCATTCATCAGCAAGCGCTCCCATCCAGAGCTACCCACAACGAGAGCATTCATCAGCAAGCGCTCCCATCCAGAGCTACCCACAACGAGAGCATTCATCACCAAGCGCTCCCATCCAGAGCTACCCACAACGAGAGCATTCATCAGCAAGCGCTCCCATCCAGAGCTACCCACAACGAGAGCATTCATCTGGAGATAGCCATGCTAGACAACCACATATTAAAGTTGTATCCTAACCAT AATGAACGCAAGAGTCTCGGGGTCGAGGAACAACAAGTGCACTCCATGAGTAACAGCGGGCGCTGCAAGGTTTGTGTAGAAAGTCGCATGGAGACAGAGATAAGAGAGAGCGGAAAGAGAGGACACAAGTAG